In one window of Juglans regia cultivar Chandler chromosome 3, Walnut 2.0, whole genome shotgun sequence DNA:
- the LOC118347995 gene encoding uncharacterized protein LOC118347995 yields MPKVRIPCKVCWEKLPKGWLKLNVDGSCRVNLGSCGGGGIIRDSVGNMKAAFSEKFKLGTNNGAELRAIIRGIRLCKELDIRIFVLKVIRSWWWVGSFLVFVLFGTYGIFGND; encoded by the coding sequence ATGCCGAAGGTTAGAATTCCTTGCAAAGTGTGCTGGGAAAAGCTACCTAAAGGTTGGTTGAAGCTAAATGTTGATGGGTCTTGTAGAGTGAATCTGGGTTCTTGTGGTGGTGGAGGTATCATCCGAGATTCAGTTGGTAATATGAAGGCTGCTTTttctgaaaaatttaaattgggtACTAATAATGGAGCAGAGTTGAGGGCTATTATTAGAGGCATTCGACTTTGCAAAGAATTGGATATAAGaatatttgtattgaaagtGATTCGGAGTTGGTGGTGGGTTGGCTCATTTCTGGTGTTTGTATTGTTTGGtacttatgggatttttgggaacGATTAG